Within the Salvia hispanica cultivar TCC Black 2014 chromosome 4, UniMelb_Shisp_WGS_1.0, whole genome shotgun sequence genome, the region TGTAGAAGGTTTACAAGTGGATTTGAACTAATGAGAGGTgaatatttcttctttttgatCGTGTGACAAATTTCACCCTGCTTTCGAGAATTGAATTAAGTACTCCCGTATATTTAAAAGGTTTTCATCGGCAACTAAAAACAATGTGCTGTAAAATTGTAACACCCgtacatttaatttatgggTAAGTAATCGTACTTTTCATGAAAGTTACATAATAGTACGATTAATTAcccataaattaaatgtacgggtgttacaatttttatgggtaactttcatgaaaaaaaaatccctaaTATGTAactttcatgaaaaaaaatccctGAAAATAACATCCATGCATGCCTTTTAACAGCCGTTATGTAATTAACTAGGAACCGTCATCTATATATAGTTCGAGAATAAAATTCCAAGTTACATTTATGCTTAGTAAATTCATCTAAATTAACTAGGAACCCTCATATAAATTACATCGATGGTCCTtatttaataggagtagtaggataaaattatttttatatgagcCAGACCCTATAATACTAAGTAACTAGAAAAAAGATGacatgaaattatatttattcagGAATATGATCATGCATGAAAAACATTACAATAACAACAGCTCACACAAAAGAAACACACCATGCAACAACACTACATTacatatgaaataaaaagtgtCCCTTATTTTCACAAAACATATTAAGTAAAATTCCAATGTATCTCCCTCACTGCCTAGTAGTGAGGCGGCGGTGGGGACTTGTACTTGTAAactggtggtggtggcggaggggatttgtatttgtaaaccggtggtggcggtggtggaggGGACTTGTATTTGTAAactggtggtggtggtggtggaggggACTTGTAAACGTATGGTTTCTTcggaggtggtggaggaggaggtgaTTTGTACTCATAGTGCTTCTTTGGTGGTGGTGATTTGTATTCGTATTGCTTCTTAGGAGgcggtggaggtggtggtgatTTGTACTCGTAGTGTTTTTTAGGACGcggtggtggaggaggtgaTTTGTATACGTAGGGTTTCTTGGGAGGTGGCGGTGGAGGAGGTGATTTGTAGTAGTAGGGTTTCTTTGGcggtggtggaggtggtggtgatTTGTAGACGTAGGGTTTCTTTGGAGGCGGGGGCGAGTATTTCTTCACCGGTGGCGGTGGAGAAGCATACTTATAATCATCGGCTGTGGTTTGGGAAGGGAAGCTAATTAGAGACACTAATACCACTAAAAGAGTGGTGATTAGTGAGGCCATTCTCTTctccatttttaatttggttgtAATGAAATTTAACTTAGATTTCACCTCTTTAAATAGATTTAGATTTCACCTCTTTAACTCAAGCCTACGTCAATAAATTGCCTACATAACATACATTTTTCAACATTTggaaaaaagtactactacatattttaatattaatcgGTGTGGAATGACTTAGTATACAAATTAAACAGGGAAACATTAATTCTATGGGTTTTTTTCTCACACGCATCAAAATCAACCGGCAACTTTGTCAACAATTAGCAATAATTGGAAATCTTGGGGTAgatcttgattaatttaggctgatgttttttttttttacagttTAGAATTGTTCAAACGTCTTTTTAAATCAAGTAATTTGTTAtgcaggaaaaaaaaacataataattgaaattatgcTAATCGTGAactattcataaaatttagtggtattttattttgttaagttTCTCTTGATATGaagtaaattatatattcttcGTTAATAACACTCCAATAATTTCTTGTTTGATCATTTTTGAATCAAAGCACGTAATATATCAACAACCAAGATATATAGTTGGTATTTGACAAAATAAGTAATATGAGTATTAAAACATAAGTTAAATATCGATTTGTTTACGTTGCGCGTAGGTAACAAAATAAGCTTGGATTTAGAATTGATAAAAAACAACACAGAAAGAAAAAACTCACAAACTTTagtaattaatcatataaaatcaattaaactaAGTAAGTACGTACATATGAACTTGAATTgatcataatattataaataacaaaactaattaactGTAGTTATCCTACTTGCCAGTTTTATAGTGTCGTCCACTTTCAAAATTGCTGGTAGTTGACAGAATAagtaataggagtattaaaacttaaattttaaatattaaattgtttgcGTTGTGTAGGTAATATATTAAGTTTGGATTTTAGAATTcgataaagaataaaatttgaataaaaaactcaacaaacttgattaattatcataaattcagtaaaactaatttttgtgcctgaatattttattaaaataaaataaaaactagtagtacttaatAATATTCCTAGACGGTAAAATTATTAACTATGTATATACAGTATGATATTGATATGGGatactataatattaaaaatagtagtaccaagattttttttttctctatataaaCGTACCTGTAGTGCTGGTGACTTGAAGTCAACAAAGAATACCTAATCTCAGTAGAATAATTCAATTTGTTAAAGGTGCAGTCTATTTACGTACCTTTATTTCTGTCATGTAatttaatgcatttttattttcgctatatatttttttgaattttaattttactaattctTATCTCATCTAGAATATTTTTGTTCGGTGGCATCAAAGCTTGACTAcgataattattaatcaaaatttccGAGATCAAAGTAATGTATTTGAAAGTGTAAATTACTGTCATAAAGATAATTTGAGAAGCTTTGCAACTTGTATGTTTTATAATAGGAACCGTTTATATTggaatctttaaattttatcaaaattcatttcGCTGTGTCtgattatttattaatcataGGTAGTAAAACTGGCTATATTATCATGATCCAATCAGAAGCTAGTTGCCcaaataatttcttcttctcgATATAATTGAGTCAATTGACactttcaattaaaatagttgTGTCAGCAGACAATTTCAGCAAGGTCACTTTTCTAATTGACAATTTCCTTAATTAGGTACgcattctattaatttattttgggaaaaggagGGAAAATAAAACTCGCACTTATACTTAATTTTGAGTTCCACCTTTATTTTATCTCCTTATCTTTAAACAAGAAATTTCATTGGTTTTTGTTTGATGTTTCTTATTTTCACTCCCATAAGAACaaattatatggagtagtatataattttttctctacGAATAAGAGAGGAGATCAAACTGTATATTTGTAGAcgttttatttcattaattttagtccatgattttcatttcattggGAGAATATGttgttaaaatatataaaaaactttTTGTGTTTGTTCTATTTACTTGtattcatataaaataattgaaacttTGTGATGGATccatgaaatgaaatatgaaaagttagaaatgaaaatagaaatgtaaAGTTACCAATGACACACATCCACACCCACACAATGACATCCAACCAACTCGTAGATTTTCATGATCAAAGAGCTAAAACTGTTTCGatatcttaaaatagaaattagtACTTCGtgtatatttattcaatagaataaaattatcttgGAAACActttaatgattattttaaagtggATGGGTAAACTACTctgtattgatatttgttttatattatatagCACTATTCAGGAGTATCTAATTTTCAGTCAATAATTTCCCACCGTTAGTTTTCATATCCTCCAATTTAAATCATCTTGTATTTATTTAGCCAATTGATATTTCATTATTGTCGTACTTTTGGGAAATATCCTTATTAGCTTCTTTGATAACAATAATCCAAGCTAATTTTCagttaattttaaacttaTGTACCTTcttattctttaaattttttattttatatttacttgTCTCACTTCAATTTTGCATCATttgatagtattatatttataattagcTAGATCTCACAGTTTATTAACACATTCCATAATTTACTACATTTGttataaaactagtagtaatatataaaatggatactcatattaattttattaatttgtttgctAACTATTCTTCATATGTGTAGCATGTATCGATTCAAATTGGACATTTAATGCGAGGAAGTAATTTgtatggagtactactatttaatttatttatcccTTATTTGTTTTCCACTTGATGACCAAGGAGGGGACTGCTCATTCTATCaggaaattttattatttccacgTGTACAAGTGGACTGAGtaatttaaagaataaattaaacgTTGACGATGTGTTCATTAACAAGCCATGAAGCcataataatgatattatgGAGCCGGCTTGCAAACAAGCCACTTGaatcaaattttaacaaaaattctAGTGTATGTAAAGAAGCTTATATATTAATGAAACCAGTTTagtctatatatttattactccatgaAAGTAACgtaattcaatatttatgttatttgtcaattttttaaatatatttcaaatatatataaaatttaaaattcctataaattagatttttgatttattaatagcTGTGGacttagtactactactacttaataGACAAAATTTGAAGTTCTGTTTATTTCATCACTGCTAGTAATATATATGGAGCAACTTTTTTTACGATATACGGTACGTATGTAAACTGTAATCCACTAAAATCAGAAGAAAAGGCTTCgtaatattgaaaattgtgaattaacTTTATACTCGTCTTCCACCGATATATCTGTTATTCTAATGTCtaatattttcatcattataaTTTAGCTTCGTATATTTATGGATTAGacgtttattaattttcactGATCAGTactatttaatactaatagaAATCGATttaatagagagagagagagaggggggggattgagaaaagtagaaaaggAACACCTTTTATAGAATTGATGAACAATATagcaaaatatgaaattacaGAAAGATGGGAACATTTTGCGCTAAACATcaaacaaacacacaaaataaaatctggAAAGAGCGTCTGCCTTTGGCttattttctaataatataattttcctcatttaatttttcttctccTCATGCATGGATCCATCTCTTTCAGTCCACAGCCACGTTGTCTTATTCAGACATTCCCATTTCCTGCATAGGTAATAAATTAATCCTTTCTTAAAACATCAGCTTTTTTAAAGATATACTCtattatcttaatttatggtaaaagcAACTTACATTGGAAATGCGCTGATCAGTAGTGGTGAGGAGGAGGTGGAGATGAGTAGTAGTATGGCTTGTGCTCCGGCGGAGGAGGAGATTTGTACTTGTAGACCGGGGTTGGCGGTGGTGGTGACTTGTATTTGTATACAGgtgttggtggtggtggtgatttgTACTTGTAAACTGGAGTTGGTGGAGGAGGAGACTTGTATTTGTACACTGGGGTTGGGGGTGGGGGTGACTTGTACTTGTAGACGGGTGTTGGTGGAGGAGGGGACTTGTACTTGTAGACTGGAGTTGGGGGAGGAGGAGACTTGTACTTGTACACCGGGGTTGGGGGTGGGGGTGACTTGTACTTGTAAACTGGGGTTGGTGGAGGAGGGGACTTGTACTTGTAGACTGGAGTTGGGGGAGGAGGAGACTTGTACTTGTACACCGGGGTTGGGGGTGGGGGTGACTTGTACTTGTAGACGGGTGTTGGTGGAGGAGGGGACTTGTACTTGTAGACTGGAGTTGGGGGAGGAGGAGACTTGTACTTGTACACCGGGGTTGGGGGTGGGGGTGACTTGTACTTGTAAACTGGggttggtggtggtggtgatttgTATTTGTACACCGGAGTTGGGGGTGGTGGTGATTTGTACTTGTACACGGGTGTTGGTGGGGGAGGAGATTTGTACTTGTACACGGgtgttggtggtggtggtgactTGTACACGTAAGGGTGCTTAGGTGGCGGTGGGGATGAGTAGTGGTATGGAGGTGGAGGGGAGTGCACTGGCGGTGGCGGGGACGAGTAGTGGTAAGGAGGCGGGGGAGAGTGCACTGGTGGCGGTGGGGACGAGTAGTGGTATGGTGGTGGGGGAGAGTGCACCGGCGGTGGCGGGGATGAGTAGTGGTATGGTGGTGGAGGAGAAGTGTAGTAGTAGTTAGCATTGGCTATTGCCGGCAAGAAGATGGCAAGAGCTGCCACCACCAAAGTGGTGGTGAGAGAAGAAGCCATTTTTGCCTTTGTTCCCATCTTTAGGATTTTGGAGTTTGTTGGTGTTTCTACTTCACCACTTCCACCCCTTTTTATAGCTTCGGTTTAAccattgttaattttatttttattaggtGAATTGAGAAAATCTGGGtgatactttatttaattgtttaagttaatttattgattggCTGtcgataaattattttataaattgactAGGAATAGTTTATGAAAGTTCCTTGCGTTTGTTTGTTAGTTAGTGACATTTCCAATAATTCACACGGAAAAGTCTTCacattcttctttttatacatatatcacttgctctattttattttctttattatgcataTTCGGAGtatgtactagtactactatattatgAGATTAGATATTCATAGTTGAGCATATACAtcgttgaaaataaaattgaagggAAATTTGGCTGATCATGTAATTTAACTAAATATGTGGGAAGGGGGACCAAATTGCCAGTGGGTCGTGCTATTCATATTTGCAGGAATTTTCTCCATGgaataatgagaaaaaagtttaaatttaaacagCTTTGTActtccatttctttttatcaatattaattagcGGAATAATTCATTTCGGGATTATTCTCAAAATCATC harbors:
- the LOC125221357 gene encoding extensin-3-like → MEKRMASLITTLLVVLVSLISFPSQTTADDYKYASPPPPVKKYSPPPPKKPYVYKSPPPPPPPKKPYYYKSPPPPPPPKKPYVYKSPPPPPRPKKHYEYKSPPPPPPPKKQYEYKSPPPKKHYEYKSPPPPPPPKKPYVYKSPPPPPPPVYKYKSPPPPPPPGFFFMKVTY
- the LOC125219051 gene encoding extensin-like, translated to MGTKAKMASSLTTTLVVAALAIFLPAIANANYYYTSPPPPYHYSSPPPPVHSPPPPYHYSSPPPPVHSPPPPYHYSSPPPPVHSPPPPYHYSSPPPPKHPYVYKSPPPPTPVYKYKSPPPPTPVYKYKSPPPPTPVYKYKSPPPPTPVYKYKSPPPPTPVYKYKSPPPPTPVYKYKSPPPPTPVYKYKSPPPPTPVYKYKSPPPPTPVYKYKSPPPPTPVYKYKSPPPPTPVYKYKSPPPPTPVYKYKSPPPPTPVYKYKSPPPPTPVYKYKSPPPPTPVYKYKSPPPPTPVYKYKSPPPPTPVYKYKSPPPPEHKPYYYSSPPPPHHY